The following DNA comes from Kitasatospora sp. NBC_01287.
CGCGCCCCGGCCTCGCAGCCGGTCGCACAGCCGTTCCCACTCGCACGAGTTGCCGAATCCTCGGCTCAACGCCCGCATCCATGAGGCGGGTTGTCAATATTCACGGGGCTCGACCGCGATCGCGACCTAGGATCAGCAGTCATGGTTGATCTCTATCCTCCCACCGGCCCGTACAGTCACGGCATTCTCGACACCGGAGACGGCAACCGCGTCTACTACGAGCAGCTCGGCAGTCCCGACGGCAAGCCCGTCCTCTACGTCCACGGCGGCCCGGGCGCGGGCACGGTCTCGCGCCCGACGCGAGCCTGGGACCCGGAGCGCTACCGCGTCATCCGCTACGACCAGCGCAACTGCGGCCGCAGCACCCCGCACGCCAGCGACCCGGCAGCGGACATGAGCCTCAACACCACGCAGCACCTGATCGACGACATGGAACGGCTGCGCGAACACCTCGGCATCGAGCGCTGGTTACTGAACGGCGCCTCCTGGGGCTCGACGCTCATCCTGGCCTATGCGCAGCAGCATCCCGAGCGGGTCACCGAGATCATCATCCAAGCGGTGACAACGACCAGCCCCGGCGAGATCGAGTGGCTCTACCGGGGCGCCGGGCGGTTCTACCCGGAGGCATGGGACCGGTTCCGTGATCTCGTCCCCGAGGACGAGCGGGACGGCAACTTGCTCGCGGCCTACTCGCGGTTGATGGAGAACCCCGACCGGGCCATCCGGGAGAAGGCCGCCGCCGGGTGGCTCGCCTGGGAGGACGCGGTCATCACCAACGAGCCCAACGGCAAGCCCGGCATGTACAGCGACCGGGAGGTCGACGCGCAGATCGCCTTCGTCCGGATCTGCTCCCACTTCTTCAGCAACGGCGCGTGGCTGGAGGAGGACCAACTGCTGCGCAACGCCCACAGGCTGGCCGGGATCCCGGCGGTGCTGGTGCACGGCCGGCACGACATGGGCGGCCCGCCGCGGACGGCGTGGGAGCTGGCGAAGGCGTGGCCGGGCGCGCGGCTCCACATCTTCGACGACTCGGGGCACATCGGGAGCGAGGCGATGGTGCTGGCCGTCCGGGTGGCCATCGAGGAGTTCAAGAACCGCTGACCGCCCTCCCCCGACGCGACTCGCCCCGACTCGGACCGGCGGGAACGGGCCAAGAACGGGCCAAGAACGGCGAGAGCCAGCGAAAATCGGCGGCGCGGATGACCGGTGACCTCGCGAGAGCGGCGGCCACCGGTCAACCCATCGGCGCGCTCCACGCCGATGGCGTGCGCGCCCCTGCCGAGGAGCGCTGACACCTGCCGGTGCCGCCCTGACGAGTGCCGGTGCCGCCCTGATGAGCAGTCCCTCGCGGCGCTCTCGGGCTCAGCCGTTCAGGCCAGCGAGATCACCCTCAAGTTGGAGTAGCGAGTGTCCCTCACCCTCCGACCGGCCGCGCTCCTGCCTGCTGGACCGCATGACGTACGCCAACCGCACCGGCCGCCGACTCGGTGGCTGGGCCCTGGGACTGGCCCTGTCCCTCTCGGTCGCCACCGCAGCCTGCGGGCCACGAGCGATGGCAGCCGGCGAAGTGGAGCGGCCGGCTGCCCCTCGGCCGCCGGCCGGCCCGCCCGGTCCGCCCGTACCCCGCGCCGCGGCTCCGGGGGCACCCGGTGAGGACGGCAGGCCCGCGCCGGTGGCCGACCCCGGCCCCGCCCCCGCGGAATCGGTTCTGCATCGCTGGAGCGACCTGACAGCCGAACTGGCGCTGTCCGCCACGGCACTCGATTCGCTGCGCGAAGAGGTTCAGGAACGCCACCGCGCCGCCGCCCTCGTCCGGGTGCCGCGCGATGTGGCGCCCACCGGGACGGAGGCATCCTCCGCACCTGCGGGCGGGCCGGTCCGGGGCGGTCCGGTCCGGGGCGGTCCGGTCCGGGGCGGTCCGGTCCGGGGCGGTCCGCTCGCCGATGTCTCCGCCGTGTTCAGACTGCTGGCCGGCTGGCAGGCCGAACGCGAGGAGCAGGCGCGCGAGGTGCTGGAGGCCGAGGACCAGGCCGTCGACCGGCTGGCCGACGCTGAGCAGCGGCGCCGCCGACTGCTCGATGACCGCTCCGAGCTGCTGACCGGCCTGGCGGAACGTTTCGGCGACGGCACCCGGGAGGGGGCCACGGACCGCGCCACGGATCCCGCCGACGAGGAGCCCGATCCGCCCGCCGCCGAGGCTGTGGCCTTCGCGCTCGGCAGGATCGGCAGCCCCTATGTCTGGGGAGCGGTCGGCCCGCACGCGTTCGACTGCTCAGGGCTCACCTCGCAGGCCTGGCACGCGGCCCACCTCACCATCCCCCGCACCAGTCAGGAGCAGTGGGCGCGGCTCCCGCACCTGGGGCCCGGGGCACCGCTGCGCCCCGGGGACCTGGTGGTCTACTTCGAGGGCGCGACCCACGTCGGCCTGTACCTGGGCGACGGTCTGGTCGTGAACGCGCCGCACGCCGGCACGGTGGTGCGGCTGACCTCCCTGCACAGCATGCCCGTCCGCGGCGTGGTCCGGCCCCCGGCGGCCGCGGACCAGCGGTCCGTCGGGCTGACCGCCGGCCAGTCCGACGGCTGACGCAGTCTTCGATGTCCTCCAGGTCGTCGAGGCACATGGCGAGCCGCGTTCGTTGACCCCGCAGCTCCACTGCGCTCGGAGTGCCCGGTGGGCTCGGTGGGCTCGGTGGGCTCGGTGGGCTCGGTGGGCTCGGCTGGTGACGGATGTCGCGACGAGGCGGCACCTGTCCCGACCAATCACACGGTCACCGAACCGACGCCCGCCCGCTGCGCCCGCACCCATTCGTACACTTGTTCGATCCGCGCTACCCTGGGCCCATGCACCACCACCTGCAGAGCACCCTCTTCGGCA
Coding sequences within:
- the pip gene encoding prolyl aminopeptidase: MVDLYPPTGPYSHGILDTGDGNRVYYEQLGSPDGKPVLYVHGGPGAGTVSRPTRAWDPERYRVIRYDQRNCGRSTPHASDPAADMSLNTTQHLIDDMERLREHLGIERWLLNGASWGSTLILAYAQQHPERVTEIIIQAVTTTSPGEIEWLYRGAGRFYPEAWDRFRDLVPEDERDGNLLAAYSRLMENPDRAIREKAAAGWLAWEDAVITNEPNGKPGMYSDREVDAQIAFVRICSHFFSNGAWLEEDQLLRNAHRLAGIPAVLVHGRHDMGGPPRTAWELAKAWPGARLHIFDDSGHIGSEAMVLAVRVAIEEFKNR
- a CDS encoding C40 family peptidase, which codes for MTYANRTGRRLGGWALGLALSLSVATAACGPRAMAAGEVERPAAPRPPAGPPGPPVPRAAAPGAPGEDGRPAPVADPGPAPAESVLHRWSDLTAELALSATALDSLREEVQERHRAAALVRVPRDVAPTGTEASSAPAGGPVRGGPVRGGPVRGGPVRGGPLADVSAVFRLLAGWQAEREEQAREVLEAEDQAVDRLADAEQRRRRLLDDRSELLTGLAERFGDGTREGATDRATDPADEEPDPPAAEAVAFALGRIGSPYVWGAVGPHAFDCSGLTSQAWHAAHLTIPRTSQEQWARLPHLGPGAPLRPGDLVVYFEGATHVGLYLGDGLVVNAPHAGTVVRLTSLHSMPVRGVVRPPAAADQRSVGLTAGQSDG